The DNA region cttGCCACGTTTCTTGTCAGCGACGCCtccggcagccgcgcacggGGGGAGGTggacggcaacggcaccACCGGCATTGGCGTCGCCGGCCTGCGCAAGATGATTTCGGccatggaggcggagcaggcTCAGCAAGCACACCAGCTGACCGCGCTGACAGAGCGgctcgacgacgcggatCGGCAGTTCGCCGCCACGcggcaggagctgctgcgcgagcgtcAGGGCACCTCGCTTGAGCTGCTGCTAGACAacgcgcgtctgcgccaaGGTTGCACGGAGGCCGAGTGCCTGGCCGCGCACTACCACCAGGAATGCCGCTCGCTGCTCAACCGTCAGGCTGAATACGCCGAAGCGCTGAGCAAGTGTGTCGAGGCTATTCAGCGCCTTCGTCCGCACCTCGCCCAGCTGACCTCGCCAACGTCCTCCATGAACGGCAGCAACAGTGGCAACGCCATCGTGGCCGCGGTCGAGACGGCGAACGTGGCTCTCTtgtacgcgctgctgcccaccgCGTCCACCGCGCAGATGACGACCGTGTTCGAGTCCGCGTTGCACTCGACCGTGAaatcgccgctgcaggcgccgccgctgaaaTCGGTCTCtgccttctcctttcctGCGCAGCCAATGCCCTTTGCGCacccgccgctggcgccgagTCCGACGAACCGGGCCGGTcgcagcaacagctgcaGTCCtcttcgcggcggcgggccTGCCGGCACTCGTGGCTCGAATCACCTCGCGGAGCATTTCCGCGACCTGATGGCCACCGCCGAGTCGATGCATCTCACCAGCAGTAGCGAGAGGGATACGAGCGAAAACACAGAGGGGGTTCGCACGCGTCACGGCCATCTCGTGCAGGCGGCTGACCGCACTAGTAGTCCGGAGCGGCGCCCTTCAACCCAGCAGGCATGCACGAGCGATGAGCCCCTTGGCCGGGCCCCCGCAACCGGCAACAAAAACGCCCCCAAAGCGTTCGGGCGCACGTTTAGTCTCACGGGCTTGACGCGAAacacagcgacggcgccacctGGAGGCCGCAAGAGGCGCCTATGCCCGGTAGCAGACAAGACGTCGTCGAGTGGACCGGTCGGCGGACACGCGCCTCGGACCATCAACGGAGCAGCCGCCAAAAAGAGCtttggtggtggcgcactGCGCGCGCAAGCGCTCCAGCGGTCTGTCTCCGCCCCGCTCCCGTTTACTCGCTCAGCGTCACGCACACAAGGCCCAGCTGCTGGGCCAGCTCGCAAACCTAAGGCAGCTAGTGCCTCAggccccgccgctgcatcatTGACGCGACGCCACGCTGGCGCACAGAACGCTACCCAGCATCGGGCCAACAGGAAGACGCCCGTCGGCAGTCCCGGTGCCGGGCACACCACCACAGCTTCTTCCTTCGCCTTTGTGCGCAGCAACCATGCGTCTGCGCTGCGGGCGCTTGCATTCGCTATGGACAGTGCAGACTCTAGCCTTAGAGGACGGTCGAACCGTCGCAGAGAGGTGAATTCGTCACCGCCGACGGCTGCGCGGGCGTCTTCGGAGGCGACAgcgaacagcggcagcagtcgcagcaTGCCGAACACCAACGGTGCCGCCAAgaggaggcagagcagcagcagtacagGCAACAAGTTCGCCGCCATCAACCCGATGCAATCTTGCCCCGACGCAGACTGCAGCCCATCACTTGCGCAGGCTCAGCAGGAGAGGAAGCgcaccagcggtggcgcggcgccgcacctgcTCGGTTTCGCACCTTCATCATCGTCGAAGTTTGAGCGCACCAGTAAGAAGGCAGGCAAACTTGCCCGATCCCAGGCTGCATTCGTTCCTGTTAGTACCCCTCGCGTGGCCGGGGCTTCAGGggtcctgctgcagcgccgatcGGATTCTGCTACTGACACCGCGGCAACCTTTACCTCCGCGGGAAGCCCGTCTCGCATctcgtcctccagcagcgaTAGCAGCAGCCTCAACGTGAGCTGCGAGTCTGCGCCGTCACGCTACAACGTTTCGCCAGAGGGTCGAACTGCCACACCTGAGACGGGCGCGCACAAGACGAAAAAGGCTGCCAATGGTCCACGAAAAAGCCATGACAAAACCCCACAGCTGACGGTGGCGCGCCTGCTGgagtgcgcggcggcggcggcgcctgcgtTACCGCAGTACAACGCCACTTTGTCTCCGAACACACACGGTAGCGATTGCGTGAACAAGGAGAACGGCCAACAGCCACTTCagtcgcgcacgcgcacttcCTTCACGGATGACCTCATGGTGAGTATCAGCACATGCTTCTCCGATGGAC from Leishmania infantum JPCM5 genome chromosome 11 includes:
- a CDS encoding putative kinesin, whose amino-acid sequence is MLFCLSPSTKHTEETVNTMKFAMNAKEIQVEAHRNEFAVNSSQLAKTQEALIEELREELARAQSALAAYTSGLSGNDSNNSSSAEGNQSQRADAVPATESSVVGSESPSLTLHIRQGASPSTSNSPLAALSTGNRSHSSPAPTPSVPALPSWPAKSAPRGTVTPSAAAAGAAASSPSVNGCQSPVSIGGADVLQGGSVPRPSLSSRTARPSVFSETTPLFSELEARLKNFSAQKESLYHEVREAQERQRDRETQLREQQWRLATFLVSDASGSRARGEVDGNGTTGIGVAGLRKMISAMEAEQAQQAHQLTALTERLDDADRQFAATRQELLRERQGTSLELLLDNARLRQGCTEAECLAAHYHQECRSLLNRQAEYAEALSKCVEAIQRLRPHLAQLTSPTSSMNGSNSGNAIVAAVETANVALLYALLPTASTAQMTTVFESALHSTVKSPLQAPPLKSVSAFSFPAQPMPFAHPPLAPSPTNRAGRSNSCSPLRGGGPAGTRGSNHLAEHFRDLMATAESMHLTSSSERDTSENTEGVRTRHGHLVQAADRTSSPERRPSTQQACTSDEPLGRAPATGNKNAPKAFGRTFSLTGLTRNTATAPPGGRKRRLCPVADKTSSSGPVGGHAPRTINGAAAKKSFGGGALRAQALQRSVSAPLPFTRSASRTQGPAAGPARKPKAASASGPAAASLTRRHAGAQNATQHRANRKTPVGSPGAGHTTTASSFAFVRSNHASALRALAFAMDSADSSLRGRSNRRREVNSSPPTAARASSEATANSGSSRSMPNTNGAAKRRQSSSSTGNKFAAINPMQSCPDADCSPSLAQAQQERKRTSGGAAPHLLGFAPSSSSKFERTSKKAGKLARSQAAFVPVSTPRVAGASGVLLQRRSDSATDTAATFTSAGSPSRISSSSSDSSSLNVSCESAPSRYNVSPEGRTATPETGAHKTKKAANGPRKSHDKTPQLTVARLLECAAAAAPALPQYNATLSPNTHGSDCVNKENGQQPLQSRTRTSFTDDLMVSISTCFSDGLSPNSRGQVSSSHC